The Penaeus chinensis breed Huanghai No. 1 chromosome 29, ASM1920278v2, whole genome shotgun sequence genome window below encodes:
- the LOC125040509 gene encoding glycine-rich cell wall structural protein-like translates to MALSALMKSAVVLGVMYGAVADGGYGSHGGGFGGGVSGGVGGGFGGGSHGGFGGGLGGGGGHGGYGGGVGGGSVVPAILVGVGVLPSVGGGYGGGAVGGHGGGAGGFIGGGSSVGGSFGGGFGNSVGGGVGGGFGSHGSSGHVSGGYGGK, encoded by the exons ATGGCTCTGAGTGCTCTG ATGAAGTCAGCCGTTGTGCTGGGAGTGATGTACGGAGCTGTGGCTGACGGAGGCTACGGCTCTCACGGAGGAGGCTTTGGAGGCGGTGTTTccggaggcgtaggaggaggctTCGGAGGAGGAAGCCACGGCGGCTTTGGAGGAGGCCTcggcggaggcggaggccacGGCGGCTACGGTGGAGGTGTTGGCGGCGGCAGCGTCGTCCCAGCGATTCTGGTCGGAGTCGGCGTCCTCCCCTCGGTCGGAGGCGGctacggcggcggtgccgtcgGAGGCCACGGCGGAGGCGCTGGAGGCTTCATCGGAGGCGGCAGCAGTGTAGGAGGTTCCTTTGGAGGCGGATTCGGAAACTCCGTCGGAGGCGGTGTGGGAGGCGGATTCGGAAGCCACGGGTCTTCCGGACACGTCAGCGGCGGATACGGCGGGAAATAA
- the LOC125040516 gene encoding glycine-rich cell wall structural protein-like, with product MALSALMKSAVVLGVMYGALADGGYGSHGGGFGGGVSGGVGGGFGGGSHGGVGGGLGGGSFIGGGGGHGGYGGGVGGGSVVPARLVGVGVLPSVGGGYGGGAVGGHGGGAGGFIGGGSSVGGSFGGGFGNSVGGGVGGGFGSHGSSGHVSGGYGGK from the exons atggCTCTGAGTGCTTTG ATGAAGTCAGCCGTTGTGCTGGGAGTGATGTACGGAGCTCTGGCTGACGGAGGCTACGGCTCTCACGGCGGAGGCTTTGGAGGCGGTGTTTccggaggcgtaggaggaggctTCGGAGGAGGTAGCCACGGCGGCGTTGGAGGAGGACTCGGCGGAGGTAGCTTcatcggaggaggcggaggccacGGCGGCTACGGCGGAGGCGTTGGCGGCGGCAGCGTCGTCCCAGCACGTCTGGTCGGAGTCGGCGTCCTACCCTCGGTCGGAGGCGGCTATGGCGGCGGTGCCGTCGGAGGCCACGGCGGAGGCGCTGGAGGCTTCATCGGAGGCGGCAGCAGTGTAGGAGGTTCCTTCGGAGGCGGATTCGGAAACTCCGTCGGAGGCGGTGTGGGAGGCGGATTCGGAAGCCACGGGTCTTCCGGACACGTCAGCGG